One part of the Salinivirga cyanobacteriivorans genome encodes these proteins:
- a CDS encoding peptidase domain-containing ABC transporter, translated as MRKIPFIPQLDAMDCGAASLAMIASFYGKDYPLATLREKTYISKEGVSLLGISDAAENIGFKTLCGRFTFEQLHKQAPLPCILHWNQEHFIVLAKITKQSVHVIDPARGKLKFSPDEFYNNWISTRTNSEDKGVALLLEPTPHFYSNKPDEKKIRGLSFLMRYIYSYRKFFIQLVLGLLIGSVVQLAFPFLTQAIVDIGIQNQDIGFIYLILLAQLALFAGRLSVELIRRWILLHISTRINLSLLSDFFIKLMRLPMGWFDAKLVGDITQRISDHSRVEKFMTVQSLSTLFSLMTFFIFGGVLLYYSVKIFLIFLIGSITYIGWITIFLKKRKVLDYKFFSQRADAESKTYQLISGMQEIKLQNCEKIKRWEWEDVQANLFKTNIKALALEQYQEVGNFLIGEGKNILITIIAATAVIQGQMTLGMMLAVQYIIGQLNSPIEKSVQFIHKWQDMKLSLERINEVHEQENETEGRDIIPKIKNKDIKITNLHFSYDGSPHNYALKNINIVVPSGKTTAIVGVSGSGKTTLIKQLLLYYKPTSGSLNIGNQNLNKVDPVWWRKHCGSVMQDGYIFSDSIAGNIAVSEETPNPEKLAMAVDVANLKDTIDRMPLKYNTKIGLEGNGLSKGQLQRILIARAVYKNPEIIFFDEATNALDANNERIIVKNLEKHFRGKTMVVVAHRLSTVKNADKIIVMDNGMVVEEGNHQKLTKERGKYYELVKNQLELGS; from the coding sequence ACATATATATCTAAAGAAGGAGTGAGCCTTCTTGGAATAAGCGATGCGGCAGAAAATATTGGCTTTAAAACACTCTGCGGAAGATTTACATTTGAGCAATTACATAAGCAAGCACCGTTACCCTGTATTTTACATTGGAACCAGGAGCATTTTATTGTGTTAGCAAAAATTACGAAACAATCTGTTCATGTTATTGATCCGGCAAGGGGTAAACTAAAGTTTTCTCCTGACGAGTTTTATAATAATTGGATAAGCACAAGAACAAATAGTGAAGATAAAGGAGTTGCGCTTTTACTTGAACCAACACCCCATTTTTATAGCAACAAGCCTGATGAAAAAAAAATAAGAGGTTTGTCTTTTCTAATGAGGTATATTTACAGCTACCGAAAATTCTTTATTCAGCTTGTCTTAGGTTTACTTATTGGTAGTGTTGTGCAACTAGCTTTTCCATTTCTAACTCAGGCTATTGTTGATATTGGTATCCAAAATCAGGACATTGGTTTTATTTATTTGATCTTACTGGCTCAATTAGCTTTATTTGCCGGACGACTTTCTGTTGAATTGATTAGAAGATGGATTTTATTGCACATCAGTACAAGAATTAACCTTTCATTATTATCTGACTTTTTTATAAAACTTATGCGTTTACCAATGGGGTGGTTTGATGCTAAACTTGTTGGCGATATCACTCAGAGAATTTCGGATCATTCAAGAGTTGAAAAATTTATGACTGTACAAAGTTTATCAACTTTGTTTTCATTAATGACCTTTTTTATTTTTGGAGGTGTATTGTTATATTACTCTGTTAAGATTTTTTTAATTTTTTTAATCGGCAGTATTACTTATATTGGATGGATAACCATTTTTTTGAAAAAGAGAAAAGTTCTTGATTATAAGTTTTTTAGCCAAAGGGCAGACGCAGAGAGCAAAACTTACCAACTCATTTCCGGTATGCAGGAAATTAAACTTCAGAATTGTGAGAAAATAAAAAGATGGGAATGGGAAGATGTTCAGGCTAATTTATTTAAAACTAATATTAAGGCTTTAGCTTTAGAGCAATACCAAGAGGTGGGTAATTTTCTGATAGGCGAAGGAAAAAATATATTAATTACTATTATTGCAGCTACCGCAGTAATTCAGGGGCAAATGACTTTGGGGATGATGTTAGCAGTGCAATATATTATAGGCCAACTTAATAGCCCGATTGAAAAGTCGGTACAGTTTATTCATAAATGGCAAGATATGAAACTAAGTCTTGAAAGGATTAATGAAGTACATGAGCAGGAAAATGAAACAGAAGGCCGCGATATTATTCCTAAAATTAAAAATAAAGACATCAAAATCACCAATTTGCATTTTAGTTATGATGGTTCTCCACACAATTATGCATTAAAAAATATAAATATAGTTGTTCCTTCAGGTAAAACCACAGCTATTGTAGGTGTTAGTGGAAGTGGTAAAACTACCTTAATTAAACAATTACTTCTATATTATAAACCCACTAGTGGCTCTTTAAATATTGGTAATCAAAACCTGAATAAAGTTGATCCGGTTTGGTGGAGAAAACATTGTGGTAGCGTAATGCAGGACGGATATATTTTTTCCGATTCAATTGCTGGGAATATTGCGGTTTCAGAAGAAACTCCAAACCCTGAAAAACTTGCTATGGCTGTTGATGTAGCTAACCTTAAAGATACTATTGACAGAATGCCGTTGAAGTATAATACAAAAATTGGACTGGAAGGTAATGGTTTAAGTAAGGGGCAATTGCAAAGAATTTTAATAGCCAGGGCTGTTTACAAAAATCCCGAAATAATTTTTTTTGATGAGGCTACAAATGCCCTTGATGCCAATAATGAAAGAATAATAGTGAAAAACCTGGAAAAGCACTTTCGCGGGAAAACCATGGTTGTTGTTGCTCACAGGCTTAGTACAGTTAAAAACGCAGATAAAATCATCGTTATGGATAATGGAATGGTAGTAGAAGAAGGAAATCATCAAAAACTGACAAAGGAAAGAGGTAAATATTATGAATTAGTCAAAAACCAATTAGAATTAGGGAGCTGA